The sequence TTAGTCTAATATTTGATTATTTTCCAATTTGCTTACATTGCATCAAAGGTAGGGTTTACAGACAAGTTTCCCTCCAATAGCTTTATCCTGACAGCAGTGTGTTCAAGGGGAAGGGATTTTTAAGTATCTTCTTGTGAGGATATTTGGTTTTCTTTTTCAGAGAGCCAGAATGACATGCTTTTTGTTATCAGTATCGGTCATTGTATTATTTTTCCAgagttgttttttcttcttcagtatAACTTGAATGAGATGATGTGTACTTTCGATTTCAAAGCTATTCTGAATCTCTACATTTTTGGCATGTTGCTACATTGACCTAATCTCATAACCTGATCCAGGTTTTTAAAATGGTTACATAAATAAACCTGCAGATAATTGATCAATACAGTAGACATGCAGAAACCTAGCTTCAGTTTTCCCAGGTATTTATCTGCACGTATGATCTTTCGTGTAAGTCGGGGTAATTATTTCAACAAAGGATATAAAGGAATAAATGAATAAGAAGACTGAATGATAAGGTAGATTGTGAACCCCATGATCAATCTCTTTCTCAGATCATACCTGATTTCCATGAAATAGTTTCTATAGGGTCAGCCCCAACACCTACTTAATCCCCTTAAAACTTCCCACCTTGAGGAGAAATCATATTGGTTCATTGAATGGTGGTTTTGATTTCAGTAAGCGTTAGTGCTTTTATTAAGCATgcgttttttttgtcatttataaCTCAACTCTTTTACTCTTGGTAAATGTTTTTTCATTTTACTATGTGAAGTGACTGTGTAGTATTTATTATCTTGGGCATTATACGGTACAGAGGTGTGATTtgttataatatatattttccaGAGAGAGTAATGTATTATCTTCTCTATTTGATTGTTTTTGATCAACATAAATAACTGAAACGTACTATTATGGTAGATATGCATCATTGTAAATGATGATATGAAATACCACTTCATTCCAAAGATAGACATCCATGGTACTATTGGTACTACGAAAGTCTTGCTTTTATGTCTTTTCCCCTGTTTTTCATGTCATAGCATGTCTGAGTCACCGACTAGATGTGACACACATATCAGATCACGGTGCTGAAAGGCACCCGTGTGTCAGCAGGCAGTTTGAATGTTCTTTCACTTGTGTCAATTCTACCTCTAAATGACTGTTAAGAATCACTGAACTGACTGTTTGTGACAATGGCACGCTGCTTATGATGTCACTGAATTGAGTTTGTCAGAGCAAAACCGCTGTCAATAAACATAATATTTCAGTAGTGTGGTCTCtggttttgtgtttatttcacTCCAGTCCTCCTGGATGGTGCCATCTGTAATTGTAGTCATTAAGAATGTACTCATTGTAAAAGACAAGGCACACTAATGACGAGAAAACTGCCAAACATTTTCACTACTCTGAAACAGGATGTTACAAAGACACATATTAAAGAGATGGCATGAAAACAACTTTATTGAAGGAAGCTCCTAGAACATGCTATTTCATATTTATTGCAGCATCTGTTTCATTTGGTTGTGTGTCTTTTTGTCTGCTTTTGTTGATGCTATGGGCTCAGATTCAGGCATGGGTGCATGGGCAAAACTAAGTCATGACAAACACTACAACTGCTAGAAAATGATCAAATGGTTAAACCGAAAGCCCATTTGCAGCTCATTTGTTTCTTTGCTCTTTAGAATCGACATTCCCTCTCTTTTTAAACATCAACGCAAGGCAAATTTCATGAGCTGAGAATGGACAAAGTATTAACGATAGAAAACCAAAGGGGTGCAGTTGTGTATATCACCAGTAGCGTCTAGAAAGCAGAAATACACAAAGGAACAATGGAGTCTATTACAAAGACGTTTCTGATTTAGTGATAAAACAGAATTTTAACAGTGATAAAATATGATATACAGCATGAAGTCGTAATCTAAAGACAATAACTGAATGTGCTTGAGTATAATCTTACAGACATGATATGATGGCACCAACCACGTCAAACATCCATCCATGATGTTAATAAATGTGCAAGCGGTTTCAAAGATTAtacaataaaacaaatatttccaTGCAACCATTTTAGTGCTTTAAAGAAAGTAAACTGCTCAGATCTCTATAGTCGTGACACATAGTGACAACAGGTGTTTTTTGCCTTTATTTGCAAGTTAGTGTAGTTCATAATGCGTAGCCGACCTCTTAACTGGCACTGAAACCGCATTGAACGTTAATTTTGAGACAGGTCAGATGCACCTATGATGTCAAGTAAGTTGTCGAACAGATAGCTAACAGTCAAATATCTTCTAAAAcgtgtttttttaaatacaattcAACCGTTGAAAAAGGTACAGTAGTAGAATATTCCCTTGCATAGAGAAGTACCCTGCTGTTTCTTTTGAccgagtttgagtgtgtgtatatgtgtatgtgtgcgctgaCTCTTTCGTGTGTTTCCGACGACGGCCCCCTCTCCTGCCGTCAGCCACCGACTCTCTACACAGTCTGAGGAGGCACTGCAGcaaaggacagagaaagagacagcagCGTCGCTCACATGCACAGATATCAGCGCTAATGACTTGATGTGCTCCTCGTGAGCACAGAccatgagatccactggagccCTCACAGCATGCGAATTATGATAatcggggggggggtcaacttcttctgtaatgtaatatttacgattacaggtaagaacgatatatGTGGGGACCCTCCCGACCTGTTgcttttacctcttttgggggggtccaagtcttaattagggggtcaAACCCCCCGAAGCCCCCCCGTAACTCGAAACCCTAACCCCCAGCAGGAGCAGCTTACCTTCTGTCTTTGGTATCTGGGTGCCAAGACCCGTGCTGGAGCTACAGCGAAGGAATCatgagagcagggaaggagaagagggaaggagaggagggaaggacacAAGTTAGGACGTCACTTGCTCTAATGCATGGATGCGGCAGAGGAAGAGCAAACCTGAGCAAACCGAAAACGTAATGGCCACAAATGATTCGCGTCTGGGTCGCCTGGCTTTGACCGCGTGGGCCATGCACATAGGACTGTGGATGGGTGGGTCAGATCCAGGGACCGAGATGCGAGGTCATTGTGGCCACATAGTTCTCTGAGGAATGGAATTCAAAAGAACCAGGCTAAATGCAGACGTTTCTGGGATggtcctgattggtcagtttTGGGGGTTGCGGCATGCCATTGGTTTAGATCGAACACGACCCACATTGCCAGCCCTCATCCAGAACATGTCATCATGGAGGCCTGAACTGGGATCACTGGGTTAACTCGAGAGTTAGCTCAGTGTGTTGGCAGTGTTGTTGGTTTAGGGCATTCACACAGAAGCATCCACTACAGAGgtgggaaggggtgggggggggggggggcaagaggaTAGGAGGATTGGAGGTTTTGGGGTAGGAGGGCAGTTCAGACATGATCAGAACAATAGATAAAAACTAtggcctttctcctctgctggttgggtttcttgtttcaatgACATTCCGCATGCACAGGCAGAGCTGCTGCCAAGCCGTGTGCAAACTCTTACTTTGAGGAGGATTTTGTgaaacattttgtcatttttttaCCTGTTGAAAAGATGAGAAGTTACACTAACAGAAGAAGACATGGGTACATTTTGTGTGTATGAAAGAGAGAttggtagagagagaaatagagacatATGAGTGATAAAGATAACTTACTCAGTGCTATTAAAATGCCGGAAACAAACATGATCATAGCCAGGATGACCCCTGTAGTCCGTAATGTCTCGTAATCTGTGAAGAACCCACACATTAATACCCATGGAAACATATAGGCTATGGGTAGTTTGTCACTGAAATGATCTATGGCGTTTCATACTCACCATAGTGAAATCCACTTTGATCTGGAATTTCTGCATTTGTACAAGGAAACATTTAGTCATGAGTGAAAACCATTTTAGCCAACCCAAAATGACATTAACTGGTCGAATTTGTCTGAATGCCATGTCTATTGTCCAACTTGATCTGTGTTTATCTAGCATGAAATGGACACATTATGTTTTGCCGTTAGACACAATGACAACAAGCGACTTGAGATAGACTCAGCAAAGGAGAAAGAAAACGTTTAAACCTTGAAAATCGGCAACATAAAATAGGGAAAACTGTAGTAACAGGTGTCACTGCCGTCGTCAGTTGTCTAATAACCCACATTCTCCACAACATTGGATCTACTGAAGAAACTACACGCCCACCTTCTTTAATCTTCAACTTGGCCATCGACGAACTGTTGATAGCGGTATTGCAAAAGGTCATTGAGTGATGATTGAGCAGTGTAATTCAACTGAGATTCGCTTTGAGGATCAGGGTGTAAACGGTGAGCGTTAAATTCTATTGACGACGCGATTTTTGGGGGTTGAGACACCAGGCGCTGGTCCCTTGTTGCTTTAATGCGGAGCGCTTGATCAATGCAGCTTTTTCTGCTCAGCAGAAAAAGGCGCGCCACAGAAAGTGGTAGACGCAGAGGGGCTGTTGAGGGGATGCTTTGAGCAAGTCGATCGGCAAAGTATTTGACATGCATTCCTATAGATTAGCATTCAATGTACCTCTTATATGTCGAGAATATACCACTTAGCTGAATTTAACCAACGCTATATCGTAACTGTTTTAGCATATAGCCTAAACTAAACATGCTCCTAACTAATCTTGGCCAAGATATCTTCAAAGGAAATGTGCGCCCCTAATTAGTTCGAGTTGGCTGGCATGATTTTGCCTTAACTGAGCGTCGATAATGCGGCTTTGTGTTGCTGAACCCCCTTTTTTTCTAATGGCTTAGCTGGCGCTTTCTTCATCACCCCAACACCATGCTACCCCATCTTTAGATGTGACAGCGATAAGAGTCTAATCGGAATTAGCCATTTTTATGGTCAAACATAAAATAATGCATGCATTTTAGAAGTAAGCCCATTAGATAGGATTTTGAGAATCAATTAATTGACAATGAGACCTTTAAtaaattatatacatttatataaatctCTGGCACTCTGCACTGTAGCATACAATTATTTCAGTAAAGTAGATTACACGTAAACTACATTCACAGAATAAGTCTGCCAGGTAATGAGATCTCAATTAAAATCAAACAAGACCAACAGAATAAACTAGTTCACTAAAACTTCAgcagcatatatatatatatatataaaaaaaaaaaaaaaatatatatatatatacataaataagATTTCATGTATTAAACCAGAACAAACCTTGTGTTGCTTCCATTactgctgtgttgaaggattttGACTTTCTGACTCGGAATCTCGCAGGTACAAACGATGTGAAGCGCACATAAGCAGCGGAATCTGATGGAAACTGCGGCTCTACAGTTTCAGTTGCATCACCGGCTCAACTACACAACAGCGGAGGCCCCCTAGTGGCTGAATGTGAGAGTTGCGGTGGACTATCGGTTTTCCAGTGCAGCAGTGATCAAGGTATTCCCCTATGATAGTAAAAGTAGGTGTGCCAACCAATGCAGATGTCGCTGCACGGAGCCGGGGAGCTCCATAACCACTTCTTGGTGCGCTTCCCATTCCTCCTCAATGCGGCAGACGGAGCGATCCTAGCAACATcacaaatgaaaacacaagACTGCATTGCGAATTGGATGGTCCAGACAATAGTTTTCAAAACTGCAGGAGCGTTGCGTCTCAAACCATCCATTATTTTATCAGCTAATTTTCCGTTTATATCAGTTGACTTAAGTCACAGATGCTTTATCAAGACAAAATAGCAGTGCTATACCATAATGTGACAATCTTCCTCGAAAGCAAGGCCATATCAGATGCATACATGCTGTATGCAATGTTCATCTAGTGCATCATGAAGGTTATTATCCACAAATATCTGTAGGCATTCAAAAGCAATTCAAAGTGAAACGGCCTTCTTTTTGTACGGCAATGAGACACTCCCACTATtaattacatgactttaacGCCGTTGCACTTCTAGAGGAAGATGAATGTGTTGCCAATTCTTCCTCCGTGAAGACATACAACGTCAGCAGAACTTTGCTGCAGGGGCTGTATAGAACCGCTGTCCCAAGCTATATTGCAAACAGTTCAAAATGAACATGCATTTACGCAATGAAAATCTAATCTTTTTCTACAGTTGTTTATTTAATCATTcaggaaaaaaaaatgttttaaaatgtcTAATTAAAAAAGTACTTTCCTCGTGTAGCCCTTTATCGATAAACACAATAAACACAGAGTCACACTGACTTTGCAGAGGAATACATAGAAAAATAGAGAACTAAAACATATGGCAAGCCGAGAGCATATCAGGAGGATGTAGACATGGGATGAAGCTCTTTTTGTGACTTCCTCGTCGGCGAATGGTATTGTGTCCAATGCTGACGGCTGGTGGCTTGACTTGGTATCACTAAAGTGGAGAAAAAGGCGTCAACAAAGGAGACTCATTATAGTATTAATTTCTTACATAAATAAAGGGCACTAATTTGATAAGAATAGCTAAGATTAAAAATTGTACTTACTATTAACCCATCCCTGGAAAACGTCTTATCACCTAAAAGGAAGAACCAAGTTGTTAAAACCGCCAGCCATGAATGCAATTTTCTGAAGACAAAATAACACCGAAACATAACTGGCCATCTTTACCTTACGTGTTCCCAGCCACTGTGCCAGGAATCTTTCCTGAGATGCaaagaaaaacataaaaaatgaataaataaatgtaataaaaacaAGATAGTGTATTCCACCAAACATTTCCCCAAAATACTCTGAATAGTCAAGGAAACAGCATCTTATCCCATCCTAACCAAACTTACCATGGCTTCACTTGCAACGGCATTTTCGGCCTGTATtaaaacatgaaataaaatcAGAGATACTCTAATGGAAAGCATGGAAAAGCATGTAAACTGATctaaaaacactgacaaaaacaaatCAGAGGGAACAGACTCATTCACTCTAAGTCGGAAGCTTCTGAAACCATATCTGAGCTATCGCATGCAATTCACATTTGTCTGCATACAACATGCTTAACATAACTTAGGGGTGGACACTACAGACATCTCACTGTACTGTATCTGAAGCAGAAAGGGGAATGaaaggggggaaggggtaaaCGACTAAGACAGCCCAAGGTCTCTCCATTACAAATGTATAGGCCGGTTTGGATTACAAGCCTTCAGTGGCTCCAGTCATTTCATGTatgtacatgtatatatgtgtgtgtatgtaaacgGCCTGctgcagtatatatatatatatatatatactacgACGGGTGGTTTAGGATAGtaagattggggggggggggggggggggggggtgtagaggggAGGTGAAGACCCCTCCAGATGGGGGGTCGGTGTTGAAGTAATTCAAGGCTGTTGGCCTGCCAGTCCCTCAGGAGTATATGTGCTTTATCAGGCCCTGCTAGAAGGGAGAGAGTAGGCTGCAGAGAGTAGGCTGCAGATTAGGCTGCAGAGATTAGGCTGCAGAGAGTAGGCTGCAGAGAGTAGGCTGCAGAGAGTAGGCTGCAGAGAGTAGGCTACAGAGATTAGGCTGCAGAGAGAAGGCTGCAGAGAATAGGCTGCAGAGAGTAGGCTACAGAGAGTAGGCTGCAGAGAGTAGGCTGCAGAGTAGGCTGCAGAGAGTAGGCTACAGAGATTAGGCTGCAGAGAGTAGGCTACAGAGATTAGGCTGCAGAGAGAAGGCTGCAGAGAATAGGCTGCAGAGAATAGGCTGCAGAGAGTAGGCTGCAGAGAGTAGGCTGCAGAGAGTAGGCTGCAGAGAGTAGGCTGCAGAGTAGGCTGCAGAGTAGGCTGCAGAGAGTAGGCTACAGAGTAGGCACACGGCTGTCCTTAACTGATCCGGAAACACTTACTGACAATCAGGACGATGCCCATGATGAACA comes from Hypomesus transpacificus isolate Combined female chromosome 2, fHypTra1, whole genome shotgun sequence and encodes:
- the fxyd7 gene encoding FXYD domain containing ion transport regulator 7, translating into MTFCNTAINSSSMAKLKIKEEIPDQSGFHYDYETLRTTGVILAMIMFVSGILIALSKKMTKCFTKSSSNSSTGLGTQIPKTEVPPQTV